The genomic region CCAAATCAGTAATATACCAGGTGGGTAATATGTTCTACGACAGGGAGCGCGAGCTGTGGAAGCTCAACGAGGTTTATTCTTTTCCCGGTTCGAGTTTTCTGGTAATCTACGGCAGGCGGAGGGTGGGAAAGACGGCCTTGGTGAGGGAATTCCTAAAAGACAAACCCGGTCTCTACTTCTTCGTCGGTGAAAAGGACGAAAAGCTGCTCCTTGAGGAATGGTCGCGCGAGATCGTGGAGAGGCTCTCCGATTACCTCCCCTCCTATGTGAAGCCGCGATTTTCTTCCCTCGAAGAGCTGGTAGGGTTTCTCCTGGACTTCTCACGCGAGAGAAGGCTCGTGGTGGTGTTCGATGAGTTCCAGAACTTCAAGGCGGTTAAGCCCTCTTTCTTTTCATCCCTCCAGGAGCTCTGGGATGAGAAAAAGGACGGCTCAAACCTGATGCTCATTGCAGTAGGCTCGTACGTCGGCATGATTAAGCGAATCTTCATGGACAGAAAGGAGCCCCTCTTCGGTAGGGCCGACGAGTGGATGAAGCTCAAGCCCTTCGACTTCTGGAGGGCTTACGGTTTTGTGCGCTCTATGGCTGATGTGAACCCAAGGCACTTTGTTGAGTTCTATTCGGCTTTAGGGGGAATGCCGAGGTATCTTCTCTATCTTCCGCGCTACTATCGCGGAGACTCGGTTGAGACTCTCGGGAGGCTTTTCTTTGACGAGTTCGCCCCGCTCAGGGAGGAGGGATTGAACGTCCTTAAACTTGAGTTCGGCAGGTTCTATCGCTCTTACTTTTCGATTCTCGAAGCAGTCAGCCTCGGCTACGTTACGCCCAAGGAGATAAGCGACAAAACGGGCATGAAGCCGCTGACGGTGGGCAAATACCTCAGCGAGCTGACCAATCACTACGAGTACCTGGTTAGGGAGGTGCCAGTTACCGAGAACCCGCTGAAGACGAGGAAGGTAGCCTATAAGATAAGTGACGAGTTCTTCAGCTTCTGGTTCCGCTTTATTTATCACAACTACACGGCCCTTGAGGAGAATCCAGATAGGGTTTTTGAGCGCTTTAGAGCGGAGTTTCCCGCCTTCGTTGGTGAAACCTACGAGAGAATAGCGAGGGAGTTCGTGAAAAGGCTTGACCTCGGTTTTAAGCCGGAGCGCGTTGGCAGGTGGTGGCACAGGGGGGAGGAGATAGACGTGGTGGCATACGACCGGCAAAACGTTGCCCTCTTCGAGGTAAAGTGGAAGAACCTAAGCCAGAGGGATGCAAAGAGAGTTCTGAAAGCCCTTGAGAAAAAGGCAGAACTCCTACCTCTGAGGGGAAACTATAGGTTCGGCGTCATAGCGAGGAAGCTTGAGGATAAAGACTGGCTCAGGAAGGAGGGCTTTTTGGCCTTTGGCCTTGAGGATATCATTCGCTGACGTCCTCAATTCCCTTCTCCGTTATCCTGAAGTAGACCATTCCTCCTTCTGGCCTGAACCTGTGTCTTTCTAGGATCGCTACCCTCAGCCCCGGTGTGCTGAGCTTATCGAGCCTTAAAATGTCCTTCGTCCGGTAGTTGAGGGTGTGCTCGGCAACGGGTTTCATTCTCTCCGCCCGGCTGTCGAAGTGAACCTGGTTAATGACTATCACCGGAATGCGGTTTCTTCTGGCTATCCAGAGGAGAACCTGGAGCTGTTTGCCGAGCTCAGCGGTGAGGTTCCTTCTGTGCTCTTCTACACGGTAATGGGCCGTTATGGAGTCCACAACAACGAGGGAAAAGGAGCCGTCAAGGACCTTCTTCAGGCTTCCTATGGTACGCCTCTGCTCCTTGAAGTCCGATGGCGTGAAGAGGATGAACCTCTGGAGTGCCTCTTCTGGGTCTAACCCCCTCGCCTCAGCCATCTGGCTCAGTCTTTCGGGAGAAAATCCCCCCTCGGTATCGACGTAGGCGACCTTTCCAGGACTCAGGAGGCCGACCTGCACTGCGAGCGTCGTCTTTCCGGTGGCAAAGCTCCCGTAAATTTGTGTCAGTACCCCCTCGGCTATCCCGCCGCCGAGAAGCTCGTCGAGTGATTTTACCCCCGTGGTGAGCATCAGCCCCACCGCTAGAGGGTGAGCTCTTCGTAGAGCTCCATGGGGCGGACCATGACCCATATGCGCTTTTTCTTCAGCTCGTCCTGGAGTTTTTCGACGCTTCCCGTGCCGTATACTCCGTAGTGCATCGGGATGACGATTCTGGGCCTTATGTCCTCGATTATCTGCGCCGCCTCGCGCTCGTTGGCCGTTGAGCGGCCGCTGATGGGCACCAGGAGAACGTCCACCTTTCCCCGGAGCTTCTGCAGGACGGGCGTTGAATAGGTGTCCCCCGTGTGGAACAGTCTCTTGTCCCCCTGGATCAGGTAACCAACGGGATACTGGCTCGATGGGTGCTCCATGTAGATGGCGGTGACCTTAACGCCGTTCCCGAGCTCTATCGTCTGGCCTTCCTCTATCTCCTTTACCTTCGTCACTCCATCGCTGATGGCCATCATATAGACGGGCTTCGGGCCTATCACGGTCGCATCGCGGAGCCTTGAGAGCAATTCCACCTTGCCATAGTGGTCAACGTGCTCGTGGGTTATCAGTATGTAGTCGACTTCGCCTATCCTGTCGTCGTCAACCTCTGGATACGGGTCGATGAGCAGTCTCACACCATTCGTCTCGACCCAAAAGCACGCGTGTCCGTACCAGATAATCTTCATCGGTGATACCTCCTCCAATGGGTTCGGTGAGGTGGACTTAAAGTTTTTCATTGGAGCTTCTTTTTGGAAATCTGGCAAGCTTCGGAAAATCCGGCGTAGGTTTTATATACTTCGTTTTCGTCACCATACTGATGTGCGCCGAGAATTCAAACCGCAAAAAGGGTCTGATAGTTCGCGAACCCTTTGCGACCCTCATAGCGGAAGGAAAGAAGGTCTGGGAGATTAGAAAATCCCGGACGAGGATTAG from Thermococcus sp. MAR1 harbors:
- the radB gene encoding DNA repair and recombination protein RadB, with translation MLTTGVKSLDELLGGGIAEGVLTQIYGSFATGKTTLAVQVGLLSPGKVAYVDTEGGFSPERLSQMAEARGLDPEEALQRFILFTPSDFKEQRRTIGSLKKVLDGSFSLVVVDSITAHYRVEEHRRNLTAELGKQLQVLLWIARRNRIPVIVINQVHFDSRAERMKPVAEHTLNYRTKDILRLDKLSTPGLRVAILERHRFRPEGGMVYFRITEKGIEDVSE
- a CDS encoding ATP-binding protein, with protein sequence MFYDRERELWKLNEVYSFPGSSFLVIYGRRRVGKTALVREFLKDKPGLYFFVGEKDEKLLLEEWSREIVERLSDYLPSYVKPRFSSLEELVGFLLDFSRERRLVVVFDEFQNFKAVKPSFFSSLQELWDEKKDGSNLMLIAVGSYVGMIKRIFMDRKEPLFGRADEWMKLKPFDFWRAYGFVRSMADVNPRHFVEFYSALGGMPRYLLYLPRYYRGDSVETLGRLFFDEFAPLREEGLNVLKLEFGRFYRSYFSILEAVSLGYVTPKEISDKTGMKPLTVGKYLSELTNHYEYLVREVPVTENPLKTRKVAYKISDEFFSFWFRFIYHNYTALEENPDRVFERFRAEFPAFVGETYERIAREFVKRLDLGFKPERVGRWWHRGEEIDVVAYDRQNVALFEVKWKNLSQRDAKRVLKALEKKAELLPLRGNYRFGVIARKLEDKDWLRKEGFLAFGLEDIIR
- a CDS encoding MBL fold metallo-hydrolase; the protein is MKIIWYGHACFWVETNGVRLLIDPYPEVDDDRIGEVDYILITHEHVDHYGKVELLSRLRDATVIGPKPVYMMAISDGVTKVKEIEEGQTIELGNGVKVTAIYMEHPSSQYPVGYLIQGDKRLFHTGDTYSTPVLQKLRGKVDVLLVPISGRSTANEREAAQIIEDIRPRIVIPMHYGVYGTGSVEKLQDELKKKRIWVMVRPMELYEELTL